The following are encoded together in the Lathyrus oleraceus cultivar Zhongwan6 chromosome 3, CAAS_Psat_ZW6_1.0, whole genome shotgun sequence genome:
- the LOC127132456 gene encoding calmodulin-binding protein 60 B, which produces MVSDNHFPRIPSHGSKGNLGVTKQASNSGLKKMMNTLRMHGHDSLMESFFRRVVRDEVKRKLQEHLFSREKINEGGKSGARSLELCFINNNKLPDTTFTKTNVIPKDEPLQVALFDVRSKSIVNEGPFSSMKIEICPIQGEFESCEDDDWSETEFNDNILHERENKEPLLVGDRVVTLKNGVGSISKIMFNDNSGWVRNKKFRLGAKAMRNGENIKEGRSQAFRVKDIRGESYKKHYPPLLMDDVWRLEKIAENGKFRERLNSNGIYTVKDLLRLLVINESSLHEKFGKIQKKCWSAIIEHARSCVLDEYMLYSYEIIGEPIMLLFNVIYELVGVTFDKQKFYLPDDLTFTPSQKNWVEIVKQDAYKNIENLKAIDEGLLNCISLEARIKSTQEQDLQHIDISAANVNDDGMQNVEINVDPVADIRGIPENSYGHSTYTISEPDYDVSFDNFDEAEFSTFVDLLNFDMDVSNIEKPKAVWCKIRAVVKWGISVRRVVAAKRNEPLSFYKVYDISAIF; this is translated from the exons ATGGTATCAGATAATCATTTTCCAAGGATTCCTAGTCATGGCTCTAAAGGGAATCTTGGTGTTACAAAACAAGCATCAAATAG TGGCCTTAAAAAAATGATGAACACTCTAAGGATGCATGGTCACGATTCCCTCATGGAATCTTTCTTTCGAAGAGTGGTAAGAGATGAGGTCAAAAGAAAACTCCAAGAGCACTTATTTTCAAG AGAAAAGATTAATGAAGGTGGAAAATCTGGAGCTAGATCCTTAGAGTTGTgttttattaataataataagTTGCCAGATACGACTTTTACTAAAACTAATGTAATTCCAAAAGATGAACCACTTCAAGTTGCACTATTTGATGTTAGATCTAAGTCAATAGTCAACGAGGGTCCTTTTTCTTCAATGAAGATAGAGATTTGTCCCATCCAGGGTGAGTTTGAATCCTGTGAGGATGATGATTGGAGTGAAACTGAATTCAATGATAATATCTTGCATGAAAGAGAGAATAAAGAACCATTGTTGGTTGGAGATAGGGTTGTTACTCTTAAAAATGGAGTTGGTTCTATTTCTAAAATCATGTTCAATGATAATTCTGGATGGGTGAGAAACAAAAAGTTCAGGTTGGGAGCAAAAGCTATGAGAAATGGAGAGAATATTAAGGAAGGTAGAAGTCAAGCTTTTAGGGTCAAGGATATCAGAGGAGAAT CTTACAAGAAACACTATCCTCCATTGTTGATGGATGATGTGTGGCGTTTGGAGAAAATTGCTGAAAATGGAAAATTCCGTGAACGACTTAATAGCAACGGAATTTATACCGTTAAGGATCTGTTGAGGTTACTCGTAATCAATGAATCTTCATTACATGAG AAATTTGGCAAAATTCAGAAGAAATGTTGGTCAGCGATTATCGAACATGCCCGGTCGTGTGTTTTAGATGAGTACATGCTTTACAGCTATGAGATAATTGGAGAACCAATAATGCTGTTGTTCAATGTCATCTATGAACTTGTTGGTGTCACATTTGATAAACAAAAGTTTTATTTACCAGATGATCTCACATTCACACCTAGCCAGAAG AATTGGGTAGAAATTGTGAAGCAAGACGCATACAAAAACATTGAAAATTTAAAAGCAATTGATGAGGGTCTATTGAACTGCATAAGCTTAGAAGCACGTATAAAATCAACACAAGAACAAGATCTGCAACATATAGATATCTCTGCAGCAAATGTTAATGATGATGGGATGCAAAATGTTGAAATCAATGTTGATCCGGTGGCAGACATAAGAGGAATACCAGAAAACAGTTATGGTCATTCAACATATACAATTTCTGAGCCAGATTATGATGTTTCATTTGATAATTTTGATGAAGCTGAGTTTAGCACTTTTGTTGATTTACTGAATTTTGATATGGATGTATCAAACATTGAGAAACCAAAAGCAGTGTGGTGTAAGATTCGTGCTGTTGTGAAATGGGGAATATCAGTGAGAAGAGTTGTAGCTGCCAAGAGGAATGAACCTTTGTCTTTTTATAAGGTTTATGATATCAGTGCTATTTTCTAA